In the Malaya genurostris strain Urasoe2022 chromosome 1, Malgen_1.1, whole genome shotgun sequence genome, one interval contains:
- the LOC131440566 gene encoding uncharacterized protein LOC131440566 isoform X2, which yields MCLLKGAIPIILTLAWLVAGEKTKATKDSYLAALQNSYKINGLVRIARDDYSSIPSTSYEYSLAPSSSYGAPSGSYGTPPKAAYGPPKPVYGPPQPVYGTLAPASNGMPYLSPESWLLSKLKLKFSWFTLAKILLKLVIFKKIVKFIALLCLLFFIPTLKPSESDGDHSGGDNNGDDYRRRSYSLRYDYDSRLNEVTRFALKAMEAFTIDNELYCPVENLLSCRAKRMFDYIDEEYPLKNIIQMFFRNVSKKEDQPHSTASNLIENNNSERGRDNSAIEESE from the exons ATGTGCTTGTTAAAAGGTGCTATACCAATTATTCTAACGCTCGCATGGCTCGTAGCTGGCGAAAAAACCAAGGCTACAAAAGACTCATATTTGGCTGCGTTGCAGAACTCATACAAAATCAACG GGCTTGTCCGGATAGCACGTGATGATTACAGCAGTATTCCTTCTACGTCATACGAGTATAGTTTAGCCCCATCCAGTAGCTATGGTGCACCTTCAGGATCGTACGGAACCCCACCGAAGGCTGCTTATGGGCCACCCAAACCTGTATATGGTCCTCCACAGCCAGTTTACGGGACactcgcacctgctagcaacgGAATGCCTTATCTTAGTCCGGAAAGCTGGTTATTGAGCAAATTGAAACTTAAATTCAGTTGGTTTACACTTGCCAAAATATTGCTCAAACTagtaatattcaaaaaaattgtgaagtTCATTGCTCTACTATGTCTGCTGTTTTTTATTCCGACACTAAAGCCAAGTGAAAGCGATGGTGACCATAGTGGTGGTGATAACAATGGTGATGATTACCGTCGGCGAAGTTATAGCTTGCGAT ATGACTACGACTCCCGACTTAATGAGGTGACACGGTTTGCTTTGAAAGCCATGGAGGCATTTACCATTGACAATGAGCTTTATTGTCCTGTCGAGAATCTGCTCAGTTGTCGAGCCAAACGGATGTTTGATTATATTGATGAGGAATATCCCCTAAAAAA TATCATTCAAATGTTCTTTCGGAATGTGAGTAAAAAGGAAGATCAACCGCATTCTACGGCAAGTAACCTGATAGAGAATAACAATTCGGAACGTGGAAGAGACAATAGCGCAATTGAAGAAAGTGAATGA
- the LOC131440566 gene encoding uncharacterized protein LOC131440566 isoform X1: MCLLKGAIPIILTLAWLVAGEKTKATKDSYLAALQNSYKINGNKGNGLVRIARDDYSSIPSTSYEYSLAPSSSYGAPSGSYGTPPKAAYGPPKPVYGPPQPVYGTLAPASNGMPYLSPESWLLSKLKLKFSWFTLAKILLKLVIFKKIVKFIALLCLLFFIPTLKPSESDGDHSGGDNNGDDYRRRSYSLRYDYDSRLNEVTRFALKAMEAFTIDNELYCPVENLLSCRAKRMFDYIDEEYPLKNIIQMFFRNVSKKEDQPHSTASNLIENNNSERGRDNSAIEESE, translated from the exons ATGTGCTTGTTAAAAGGTGCTATACCAATTATTCTAACGCTCGCATGGCTCGTAGCTGGCGAAAAAACCAAGGCTACAAAAGACTCATATTTGGCTGCGTTGCAGAACTCATACAAAATCAACGGTAATAAAGGAAACG GGCTTGTCCGGATAGCACGTGATGATTACAGCAGTATTCCTTCTACGTCATACGAGTATAGTTTAGCCCCATCCAGTAGCTATGGTGCACCTTCAGGATCGTACGGAACCCCACCGAAGGCTGCTTATGGGCCACCCAAACCTGTATATGGTCCTCCACAGCCAGTTTACGGGACactcgcacctgctagcaacgGAATGCCTTATCTTAGTCCGGAAAGCTGGTTATTGAGCAAATTGAAACTTAAATTCAGTTGGTTTACACTTGCCAAAATATTGCTCAAACTagtaatattcaaaaaaattgtgaagtTCATTGCTCTACTATGTCTGCTGTTTTTTATTCCGACACTAAAGCCAAGTGAAAGCGATGGTGACCATAGTGGTGGTGATAACAATGGTGATGATTACCGTCGGCGAAGTTATAGCTTGCGAT ATGACTACGACTCCCGACTTAATGAGGTGACACGGTTTGCTTTGAAAGCCATGGAGGCATTTACCATTGACAATGAGCTTTATTGTCCTGTCGAGAATCTGCTCAGTTGTCGAGCCAAACGGATGTTTGATTATATTGATGAGGAATATCCCCTAAAAAA TATCATTCAAATGTTCTTTCGGAATGTGAGTAAAAAGGAAGATCAACCGCATTCTACGGCAAGTAACCTGATAGAGAATAACAATTCGGAACGTGGAAGAGACAATAGCGCAATTGAAGAAAGTGAATGA